The following are encoded in a window of Castanea sativa cultivar Marrone di Chiusa Pesio chromosome 5, ASM4071231v1 genomic DNA:
- the LOC142636629 gene encoding G-type lectin S-receptor-like serine/threonine-protein kinase At4g27290, translating to MEKQKDSLLFLTISFTLISLFPKSSIAADSITATQSMNDSQTLVSSGQKFELGFFSAGGFGDLYLGIWYKNIPNKTIVWVANRDSPLQNSSGFLTFNNDGNLVLLNQSRSIVWSSNISQAARSPVVQLLDSGNLVLKDMDDNSSEYYLWQSFDHPCDTLLPTMKLGWNLTSGLNRSLRSWKSSDDPSPGDYTYSVDPRGLPQLVLRQGSKKLFRSGPWYGEQFSGNQILVANTVFKPIFVSNAEEVYYIYETIDNITSRFVLGQSGLVQHFSWNDKDSSWNLLFTVQEDRCDSYGYCGNYGSCKVNNTLNCECLRGFKPKSPQDWKLLDWLDGCVRNDPHICRNGEGFIKLTGLKLPDASQFSVNVSMSIKDCEAECLENCSCTAYAKLDISGSGNGCVTWFGDLLDIREVANYGQDLYVRVAASELEANADRSKKQSRIIIAVTLSVASAVIILASISWFIIWKMRRNKSSRPDNQANISGVEGERDDLELPLFDMVTIEAATNNFSAANKMGAGGFGPVYKGELLSGQEIAVKRLAENSGQGLQEFKNEVILISQLQHRNLVKLLGCCIQGEERMLIYEYMPNRSLDSLIFDEARRCSLNWQKRLDIVIGIARGLLYLHRDSRLRVIHRDLKVSNILLDSEMNPKISDFGMAKVFGGNQTESKTKRVVGTYGYMSPEYAIDGVFSFKSDIFSFGVILLEILSGKKNRLFFHPDHKLNLLGHAWKLWQEGNALDLMDVLLENHFPASEALRCIQVGLLCVQQRPEERPTMPSVLLMLDSESVLLAQPGRPGFYAERCLPETYTSLNDRMNSSSNEITDTLLEGR from the exons ATGGAGAAGCAGAAAGACAGCCTCTTGTTTCTCACTATTTCTTTCACTTTGATATCCTTGTTTCCAAAAAGTTCAATTGCAGCTGACAGCATAACTGCAACACAGTCCATGAATGATAGCCAAACGTTGGTTTCATCAGGCCAAAAATTTGAACTTGGCTTCTTCAGTGCTGGAGGTTTTGGTGATCTATATTTAGGAATATGGTACAAGAATATCCCAAATAAGACTATAGTTTGGGTTGCAAACAGAGACAGCCCGCTTCAGAATTCTTCTGGTTTCTTAACATTCAACAATGATGGAAACCTTGTTCTTCTCAATCAATCAAGAAGCATTGTTTGGTCTTCAAATATTTCACAAGCAGCAAGAAGTCCAGTTGTACAGCTTTTAGACTCTGGAAATCTTGTTCTGAAAGATATGGATGACAACAGCTCTGAGTACTACTTATGGCAGAGCTTTGATCATCCATGTGATACTTTGTTGCCTACCATGAAGCTTGGGTGGAACTTGACAAGTGGGTTGAATCGATCTTTGAGGTCATGGAAAAGCTCAGATGATCCTTCTCCTGGAGACTACACTTACAGTGTGGATCCCCGTGGGCTTCCTCAACTTGTTCTTCGTCAAGGATCAAAGAAGCTATTCCGAAGTGGGCCTTGGTATGGGGAACAATTTAGTGGCAATCAAATTCTGGTGGCAAACACAGTTTTCAAACCCATATTTGTCTCTAATGCTGAAGaagtttattatatatatgaaactaTAGACAATATCACTTCAAGATTTGTGTTGGGTCAATCAGGTCTCGTTCAGCATTTCTCATGGAATGATAAAGACTCTAGTTGGAATCTCTTGTTCACCGTTCAAGAAGACCGCTGTGACAGTTATGGTTATTGTGGTAATTATGGTAGTTGTAAAGTTAACAATACACTTAATTGTGAGTGTTTAAGGGGTTTTAAACCCAAATCACCCCAAGACTGGAAATTGCTTGATTGGTTAGATGGATGTGTTCGAAATGATCCTCATATTTGCAGAAATGGAGAGGGATTCATCAAGTTAACAGGATTGAAACTGCCAGATGCATCACAATTTAGCGTAAATGTCAGTATGAGTATTAAAGATTGTGAGGCAGAGTGCTTGGAGAATTGCTCTTGTACGGCTTATGCTAAACTGGACATCAGTGGCAGTGGCAATGGCTGTGTGACCTGGTTTGGAGATCTGCTTGATATCAGAGAGGTTGCTAATTATGGGCAAGATCTCTATGTGAGAGTGGCAGCTTCAGAATTAG AGGCAAATGCTGATAGAAGTAAGAAGCAGAGTCGAATAATAATTGCGGTGACACTTTCTGTGGCTTCAGCAGTGATCATATTGGCTTCAATCAGCTGGTTCATTATTTGGAAAATGAGAAGAAACAAAT CCAGTAGGCCAGATAATCAAGCAAACATTAGTGGAGTTGAAGGAGAAAGGGATGACCTTGAGCTCCCATTATTCGATATGGTTACCATTGAAGCTGCCACAAACAACTTCTCTGCTGCCAATAAGATGGGAGCAGGTGGATTTGGCCCAGTGTACAAG GGTGAGCTACTATCAGGGCAAGAAATAGCAGTAAAGAGGCTTGCAGAAAATTCTGGACAAGGCCTGCAGGAGTTTAAGAATGAGGTCATCTTGATCTCCCAACTTCAACATCGGAACCTTGTAAAGCTTCTAGGTTGTTGCATTCAAGGAGAAGAAAGAATGTTAATCTATGAGTACATGCCAAACAGAAGCTTAGACTCCTTAATCTTTG ATGAAGCAAGGCGTTGTTCACTCAACTGGCAAAAGAGATTAGACATTGTTATTGGAATAGCTCGAGGACTTCTTTATCTTCATAGAGATTCAAGACTCAGAGTAATCCATAGGGATTTAAAAGTCAGCAATATTCTGTTAGACAGTGAAATGAATCccaaaatttcagattttggaATGGCAAAAGTATTTGGTGGAAATCAAACTGAATCAAAGACAAAAAGAGTTGTTGGAACTTA TGGCTATATGTCTCCAGAGTATGCAATAGATGgagttttttctttcaaatctgATATTTTTAGCTTTGGTGTTATACTGTTAGAGATACTCAGTGGCAAGAAGAACAGGCTGTTTTTTCATCCAGACCACAAACTAAATCTCCTTGGTCAT GCATGGAAACTTTGGCAAGAAGGAAACGCCTTGGACCTAATGGATGTGTTGCTTGAGAATCACTTCCCTGCTTCTGAAGCACTAAGATGTATTCAAGTGGGTCTTTTGTGCGTCCAACAGCGCCCGGAAGAGAGGCCAACAATGCCATCTGTGCTTTTGATGTTGGATAGTGAAAGCGTGTTGTTAGCTCAGCCTGGACGACCCGGGTTTTATGCAGAAAGGTGCCTTCCAGAGACATATACATCATTAAATGATAGAATGAATTCCAGTTCAAATGAGATAACTGATACATTGTTAGAGGGTCGTTAG